The Paraburkholderia fungorum genome window below encodes:
- a CDS encoding intradiol ring-cleavage dioxygenase yields MQSAFTTAQSSSPYFDEARSAEVVNARMSENADARLRQVMSVLVKHLHAAIKEIEPTHEEWFAAIRFLTETGQMCTDWRQEYILLSDILGVSMLVDAINHRRPSGATPNTILGPFYIANAPEYRNGSNICLDGKGEPMVVEGRVTDINGKPIPDAKLEVWQTNDDGFYDVQQKGIQPESNLRGVFTSDAEGRYWFKSVKPRHYPIPSDGPVGKLLGAMGRHPNRAAHLHFIVTAPGYEAVITHIFTPDCPYLPEDAVFGVKRELIAEFNKIDDPQAAQRVGLSSPFWSVVWDFTLAASDKPMRAIT; encoded by the coding sequence ATGCAAAGCGCGTTCACTACAGCTCAATCCTCCTCGCCGTATTTCGATGAAGCTCGTTCGGCAGAAGTCGTCAATGCCCGGATGAGCGAAAACGCAGATGCCCGGCTGCGCCAGGTGATGTCGGTTCTGGTCAAGCATCTTCATGCTGCGATCAAGGAGATCGAGCCGACGCATGAAGAGTGGTTTGCCGCCATTCGCTTCCTGACAGAGACAGGCCAGATGTGCACGGACTGGAGACAGGAATACATCCTCCTCTCTGACATCCTCGGCGTTTCGATGCTCGTTGACGCAATCAACCACCGTCGGCCCAGCGGTGCTACGCCGAATACGATTCTCGGTCCGTTCTACATCGCCAACGCACCTGAATATCGAAACGGCTCGAATATCTGCCTTGATGGAAAAGGCGAACCCATGGTCGTCGAAGGTCGTGTAACCGACATCAACGGAAAACCGATTCCTGACGCGAAGCTCGAAGTGTGGCAGACGAATGACGACGGGTTTTATGACGTGCAGCAAAAGGGTATTCAGCCTGAATCAAATCTTCGGGGCGTATTCACTTCGGACGCTGAAGGCCGCTACTGGTTCAAGTCAGTCAAGCCGCGTCACTATCCGATTCCTTCGGATGGCCCCGTCGGCAAACTGCTTGGTGCAATGGGCCGTCACCCAAACCGTGCCGCGCATTTGCACTTCATTGTGACGGCTCCCGGATACGAAGCGGTCATCACTCACATCTTCACGCCCGACTGTCCCTATTTGCCCGAAGACGCCGTGTTCGGCGTCAAACGTGAGCTCATCGCCGAATTTAACAAGATCGACGACCCGCAAGCAGCTCAGCGTGTCGGGCTGTCGTCGCCATTCTGGTCAGTCGTGTGGGACTTCACCCTCGCGGCATCCGACAAGCCCATGCGGGCAATCACGTAA